The genomic stretch CTTTTTGGCATTTCAAAATGCGtttaaaatacattttaaataaagggagcatattgcATCACGGAGAGCCATACCCTGCATGCACACTTCAAGTTATTCAAAGTTGGTTCAAGCAACACCTTTAGCATGACTTATTTTCGGAGAACAAGATGCGTGTATGTGTGTACTTCAAGAAGCCGTGACAAGATTCTCTTAAGACAAAATACAGATAAGGAATTGTGTCCTGAGCTTAGACGAGTTCATCAGCTATTGCACGGCACGCCGTGGCAAAGTTATCTGCCACCCAAAAAGGCCCTAATCCTCACCGACCTGTCAAACTTCGGCGAAGATATCATGACAGGAATGCAGATACAGACAACGCCTAGCATGCTATCAGCAACAAACTGGAAGTTAGTGTCACCAACAAGCCCTCATGCAATGAATGAGCGTACGTGTTAAACGTGGCggcagaaagaagaaaaaaatcctTGGCCGGCAAGGCCGTTTTGGCACCAGGGCGGAAAGAACTCTACTGGAACAAGTCCACACTCACACTCCACGCTGCATACTATATTCTCAGCGCTTCTCCCCATTTTCTGCCTCGTCACTTCCCCCTTCCCTTGGCCGCGTCTTCATCTCTTGGCGCCAGTCCGCCTTCTCCAGCGAGCCAGCTCCGGGGCTCTTCCCCAAAGGATCGACCACCTTCAAGGCCTCCGAGAAAGTAACTAACCTATCTTGTGATTTCACTTTGTAGTAGTGCAGTAGTTCTATCCCCTTAACATGGTGATGTCCTAGAGATCTATCTCTGTCTGTGATATACAGCAGTCGATGCTGGGCAATTCCTTGCTCCTTTTTCCTCCTTGTTTTTTACATCTTCCGTGGGTAACCTTTTACCTGGAAAGTTCAAAGAATTTTAGCTCGACATATCCCTGGCATGTGGGTCCCAAATCAACAAGTAAAGGTTGAAGGGAGTAACATCTTTACCTTCTCTGTTCTTTGATCTTGCAGGTATTAGGTAGTACGAGATAACCAGAGATGGCTGACTCATTTGTGCTCAACACTGGAGCAAGAATACCATCACTCGGCCTCGGCACAGCGAAAACAGAACCTGGGACTGTCGGGGAGGCCGTCTACACTGCTGTCAAGGTCTTCTACTGGAACCTATGGATCTTGCTCTAACAGTCTGTTCAGAGCAAGAACCTACCAAGTAAAGGCTGGAAATTTTTGTTGAATGATTCACTGCATTAATTAAACTATCAAATCTCTTATAAGGTGATTTTCTTTTGTTAAAATCTTATTTAACGATCTCTGCCAAACTAATATTCGCATCAAAGATGATACAACTGTTAAATTCAGCTTGACTTGTTGCGTGTTGAAGTGCTTCATATGCTACAATGTCAGTGATTCAAGCTCACAAAAATGCTAGTGGAGCTCCTTAAGTATGAAAAGTTAAACTGTACCATTTTATTCAAATCTAAGAATTTTATGCCATTACAATACAGGCTGGATACCGGCAGATTGATTGTGCTCCGGCATACCGCAATGAGAAGGAGGTAAATATTTGACCCGTAGCTTTCAATCACATCAGAGGATGCCCCTTTAATGTGCCTGTTGTTCAACAGAACTACTAAAATGTTTAGATTGACTGGTAGCTgtacttgcaaaaaaaaaaccaaagtgctGGTGTCAGATTATTGAAACAAGCAAGTGGTGTCAGATTAAATATCACTAATTGTTTGCTCACATACAAATATCTATATGTCTTGGCTCAGTCTGTTCTTAATTTAGTGGAGTATATAGATACTACCATATGCTTTTGTTTCTATTACAAGGATACATGGTAATTGTCCTTGTCAGGCAATTAAAATTAACTAAAGTTGGTGGGAATGGTTGTTAGTTTTCAATTCGGTTAAGTGACAAGACAAAGGGAGCTACTTAGTCGTGATCTAAAAGATTGCAGGCAGAAGAAAGTACATTGGATACCTATAGACATCCTTAGTCGTGATCTAAAAGATTGCAGGCAGCTACTTAAATGAGAGGCCCATTCAACTTATGGCGGTGAAGTTGTGAGACTATAGTTAAGCTATATGTACTCGTTGATGCAGAGGCAGGGGCACTTCAGCTTCCTTTGCGCAAACCAACACCTATTTGGATTCGCTTGAGAAGAGCGCATTCTTGAGATGCTAAGGGCTGGCCAAAGGGTTAACTAAACTAATAAGATCTCTTACTGGAAGCTTCGATTTTCTAAAAGGGGGTTATGAGGGTATATATGACAACTCAAGATATGACCCGTATATGTTGTTTGGAGTCATATTGTACTACACAGAAACTGTAAACCTCTAATATTTAGTTTATATTTGACTCTGTTTTATGAAACTAAGTGTTTACTTTACAACCTTTTATAGATTGGTCTGGCTCTGAAGAAACTATTTGAGGAGTCTGTGGTTAAGCGGGAAGACCTATTTATCTCTTCTAAGTTGTGGTTAGGCTTCATTTTTTTAACTTGCACCATGTGTAGAGGAATAACTTCTATAATTTGCAGTGCTGTGTTATCAAAAGATACTTTGAATTTTGCAGGTCTGGAAATCACGCCCCAGAAGATGTACCAGAGGGCATCGACACTACTCTTGAAGATTTGCAACTGGACTACTTAGACCTGTTCCTTGTAAATTTCTAAACCTGACTCCATTTAATAGTGTTTGTACTGTGGCATTGCCCGTGGTTCACTGAATACTAATGTAGATACATGAGTTATGCTTAATGTTTTCGGCCTAAAATCGCATGAACGCTCAATCAAAATAAACCTGATAATATGACTTTAGGAACTGTGCAGTGCATTCTCAAGATCATTGTGAGATAGAAACGGTATAACTTCATGCACGTACCTTAGTTAGTTTGTTGATGATGTCCTATACTTTGCAGATCCATGCTCCAGTTCGTACTGAGAAAGGCGCTGTCCGAACTGCTGAAAActatattcctcttgatgttcctGCTACGTGGGGAGCAATGGAGAAGTTATATGACTCTGGCAAGGCTCGTGCCATCGGTGTGAGTAACTTCTCTTGTAAGAGGATGGAGGATTTGCTTGCCATTGCTAGGGTAACTCCAGCAGTCAACCAGGTTGAGTCCCATCCAGGTTGGCAGCAAACAAAACTCCGTGCACTTTGTCAGTCAAAGGGTGTTCATATTTCTGTAAGTTGTGAACATCTCAAATGTACTGACTGTTTCCTCTGTTTTTTTTCAAGCAGCTACTGTCTAGTTTCTACAAAATCACTACTACTACATTAGTTAGTCCACTTCAGTTTGTTCATATATTCTTTACTTCGGTTTTTGCAGGCATATTCACCGCTAGGTAGACCTGGATCACCTGCTTTCAAGGGTCCAAGCTTTCTTAGCAACCCTATTGTCATCTCTGTTGCCGAGAAGCTACAGAAAACTCCTGCACAGGTTGCTCTACGCTGGGGTCTTCAAATGGGCCAGAGTGTAGTTCCAAAAAGCACCAATGAGACAAGGATAAAGGAGAACTTTGACATATTTGATTGGTCTATTCCTGAAGACTTGATGTCAAAATTCTCTGAAATCCCACAGGCATGCCCCAACACCTCTGTTATTTTTATTCTTCATGCAAATGTTCCTACCTATCTTTGTTCTGTTGGTTATATTGCCATATAGTATACCCTGATAGTATTATGCAATGCTATACCCTTGTCAGAAATTACATTTAAATAAAAATCATGTTATGCATAATTATTGTTGAGAAACATATTGCATGTAGATCCATAGAATTACCCTGTGATATTGGTTATCTAAGATTGTTTTGGTCTTCTATATGCAGATTAAGACGCTGAGAGCTGAATTTGTAGTTCACCCCCAAGGTATTTACAAAACCGTGGAGGATTTCTGGGATGGTGAAATCTGAAGCTCTGCACTAAAGGCATAGCAGTATTGCATGCCAGCATGAATCCCCTACTTCTTGTGGTTGGTTGTATGCAGATGCAGATGTTTCCCTTGAACTGCTGGGAATAAATGTCTTCTTTTACAGAACAGAATTAAAATAATTGCTAGATCAAATGTACTCTGTCTTTTTTTTGTTGAGAGTGACACAAGTTACAATCAGAATTAAGGTACGTACCAATGACAGCATGACAACCTCATACAAAATCCTACCAGCCATGGTTGTTCAGTGTGCCTAGACCTGAAAACTAAGCCCGTGAAACAAAAGCTTCAATCATCCTCTCTTCTGAGCATTGCGCCTGCTAACATACTGATGTCATTTGTATTTTCACAACACACATGCTCTACTAGTATCAGAATCAAGGTACGTACCAATGACAGCGCGCTTGACAACCTTACACAAAATCCTACTACCAACCATGGTTGTTCAGTTTCGGGTAGAACTGAAAGCTGATGCCGGCCATGAAACAACAAAATCTTCTTAATCATTCTCTCTTCCGAGTAGCATCGAGCCTGCTATCTGAACATACGCCATCTGAGTGTAGCcgttgaacactgacacgtcgaATCTCGCCAGACCAATCCTCTGGAACAGGCCATGCCGTCCGTCTTCGATGATAGGGTCGGACGCGCGAGCAGGGTCATATCTTGTCTGGTGGGTCAAGGATGGACCGGCAACAGGAGGCAGCTCCCAGTACAGATCCAGCACGGATTCAACAAGCCTGCTGTTACGGAAATGCTCCTTGTACGAGATGGCCTCACTAGTTCTTGTTGAAGTTGTCGCGCGCGTAGCCTCTGACGCCCCACCACGCATCATCCTTTCCACATAGCTGGTCAGTCTCCACAGCCTTGTCCCAGAACCTGTTTCGCTTCGACCTTAGCCTTGCTTCATCACTATCCCAGAAGCAGCTGTGCCCACCACCTCTGATGTGTGGCTGGTCGCATATCTGTCTCAGGGAGTAATGGTCGCCTGTGCCTGTGTCGTAGTTGTCCTCGAACACGAGATGCCTGAATCCGGCCTTGTGCGCCTGCTTCACCCTCTTCAGCTCGCTCTGGTggtcatcaaagaaaacaagcaccCTGCTGATATCAGAAATGCCATGCTTCCTCAGCAGTTTCTCCCAATCCACGCTTCCAAAGTCGATGAACTTCTTCCCAGCTAGATAAGTGCAGTTTGCATCGACGTATGCAGGCCCCTTCTTGAGATATCTCTCGGGGTGTCTGGGTGAGAGCGATATGATCCAGGTGTTTGGCATGGCCTGACGCAGAACCCAGGTCGAGTGCCCCTTGTGCGCACCGCTCTCGATCATCAGGTCTGGCTTGAGCCAGCGAGCCATGAACCAGAGCCCAAAACTGTGGTCGAATCCCATCCCGTACATGTTGTTCTTGATAGGGCGCCTCTCGTAGATCGGCACGAATTCTTCCAGCCCACTGAGCAAATCTTTGGAAGTCCACTCCACTGCCTTACCAGACTTT from Lolium rigidum isolate FL_2022 chromosome 4, APGP_CSIRO_Lrig_0.1, whole genome shotgun sequence encodes the following:
- the LOC124707595 gene encoding NADPH-dependent aldo-keto reductase, chloroplastic-like codes for the protein MADSFVLNTGARIPSLGLGTAKTEPGTVGEAVYTAVKAGYRQIDCAPAYRNEKEIGLALKKLFEESVVKREDLFISSKLWSGNHAPEDVPEGIDTTLEDLQLDYLDLFLIHAPVRTEKGAVRTAENYIPLDVPATWGAMEKLYDSGKARAIGVSNFSCKRMEDLLAIARVTPAVNQVESHPGWQQTKLRALCQSKGVHISAYSPLGRPGSPAFKGPSFLSNPIVISVAEKLQKTPAQVALRWGLQMGQSVVPKSTNETRIKENFDIFDWSIPEDLMSKFSEIPQIKTLRAEFVVHPQGIYKTVEDFWDGEI
- the LOC124707590 gene encoding LOW QUALITY PROTEIN: uncharacterized protein LOC124707590 (The sequence of the model RefSeq protein was modified relative to this genomic sequence to represent the inferred CDS: deleted 1 base in 1 codon); the protein is MHETGLSARVAGASSSSAATNAGDDDDESKTRKAHPAFFFAAARLHCSYRAAASLLLLLAVASAAFLAGRARPRADCPPLGLDARFLALPDAAAASDFGSLGVPWCRSKSGKAVEWTSKDLLSGLEEFVPIYERRPIKNNMYGMGFDHSFGLWFMARWLKPDLMIESGAHKGHSTWVLRQAMPNTWIISLSPRHPERYLKKGPAYVDANCTYLAGKKFIDFGSVDWEKLLRKHGISDISRVLVFFDDHQSELKRVKQAHKAGFRHLVFEDNYDTGTGDHYSLRQICDQPHIRGGGHSCFWDSDEARLRSKRNRFWDKAVETDQLCGKDDAWWGVRGYARDNFNRTSEAISYKEHFRNSRLVESVLDLYWELPPVAGPSLTHQTRYDPARASDPIIEDGRHGLFQRIGLARFDVSVFNGYTQMAYVQIAGSMLLGREND